Genomic segment of Alcanivorax borkumensis SK2:
ACGGCCGACCCGTTCCAAGCCTTCCGCGCCGTTTATTACCTCTACCCTACAGCAGGCGGCCAGTACGCGGCTGGGCTTCGGGGTGAAAAAGACCATGATGATGGCGCAACGGCTTTACGAAGCCGGCCACATTACCTACATGCGTACCGACTCCACCAACCTGAGTTCCGATGCGGTGGCAGCCTGCCGGGAATGGATCGGCGAAAAGCTGGGGGATAAGTATCTTCCCGACGAGCCGTTGTCTTACAGCAGCAAGGAAGGGGCCCAAGAAGCGCACGAAGCGATTCGTCCTTCTGATGTACGGCGTACCTCCGATTCCCTGAAAGATATGGAACGCGATGCGCAACGCCTTTATGAATTGATTCGCCGTCAGTTTATTGCCTGCCAGATGCCCCCGGCGGAATACCTCAGCTCCACGCTGACGGCCATCGGCAATGGCTATGAGCTGAAAGCGAAAGGGCGCATCATGAAGTTCGATGGTTGGACTCGCATTCAGCCGCCGGCCTCGCGCAAGGGCCAAGAAGACACCTTGCTGCCGGACGTGAAAGAAGGCGATGTGCTGGCCATCGATAATGTGGACGCCAACCAGCATTTCACCAAACCGCCGGCGCGCTTTACCGAAGCAAGCCTGGTTAAGGAACTGGAAAAGCGAGGCATTGGTCGCCCGTCTACCTACGCGGCGATTATCTCCACCATTCAGGACCGTGGCTACGTGCGTCAGGATAACCGCCGTTTCTATGCGGAAAAGATGGGCGACATCGTCACTGACCGTCTGGTAGAGAGCTTCCCCAACCTGATGGACTATGGCTTTACCGCCAGCATGGAAGAAACCTTGGATGAGGTTGCCGAAGGGCGGCGTAATTGGCAGGACGTGCTCAACGAGTTCTACAAAGACTTTGTGAGCAAACTGGATGCAGCCCAAGGTGAAGGCACTGGCAAGCAGGCAGTGGGCGGCATGCGAGCCAACCTGCCTACCGACACCGATATCGAGTGCCCTAGCTGTGGCCGCCCGATGCAGATTCGTACCGGCTCCACCGGAGTGTTCCTGGGCTGTTCTGGTTATGCTTTGCCGCCGAAAGAGCGCTGCACCGCGACACTAAACCTGTTGCCTGGTGAAGAAGCGGAAGCGGTGAAAACGGATGATGATGAAGAAGCGGAAACCAATGAATTGCGTAGTAAGAAGCGTTGTCAGAAATGTGGCACCGCAATGGAAAACTACCTGATCGACGAAAAGCGCAAATTGCATATTTGCGGTAATAACCCGGACTGCGACGGTTATGTGATCGAGAAGGGTGAGTTCCGTATCAAGGGTTATGATGGCCCGGTGCTGGAATGTGAGAAGTGCGGCAATGATATGCAGTTGCGCACAGGGCGTTTTGGCAAGTTCTTCAAATGCACCAATGATGAGTGTGGCAATACCCGCAAGCTGCTTAAGAGCGGCGAGCCGGCACCGCCACGAGCCGACCCGATTCCTATGCCGCACCTGCAATGCCAGAAGGTGGATGATCATTATCTGTTGCGTGACGGTGCCTCTGGCCTGTTTCTGGCCGCCAGCAAGTTCCCCAAAAATCGGGAAACGCGGCCGCCACTAATCGAAGAAATTCAGAGTGTGGCCGAGCAGCTGGATCCCAAACATGCCTATTTGGCCCAAGCGCCTGCTACGGACCCGGACGGCAATAAAGGCGTGCTGCGCTATAGCCGCAAGGCCAAAGAGCAGTATGTGATGAGCGAGATCGACGGTAAGGCTACCGGCTGGATGGCGTTCTATCGTGATGGCAAATGGGTCGAGGAACAGGCCAAGAAAAAAGCCCCCGCGAAAAAGAAAGCCGCGGCCAAGAAAAAGGCCACGAAGAAAAAAGCCGCGGCCAAGAAGTAACATGCATGCTATAGCCTGTGGCCGCTGTTTTCGTATCTTGAATGATGAAGGGTCACGCGCAGCAAAGAGAGGATGAACGCGGGTACGGCTAGCCAATTCATTGGGTGTGCTCCGCGCCTTGTAGCTCAAAGCTTGTAGTGGGTAGCTGTTTTAAGAGTGTTTTTTATGTCCAGAATGGTTCGAGATAATACCGTTAGTGGTTTGCGCGAGCGGCTCTACTTTGCCCGCGCGCTGTTGCAGCAACTGACTCACGATCAGGCCGATGCCACCCCAACCGTGCGGCTGGCATTGCGTGGGGCGGTGGTCTTTCACCTTTATTCCGTGCTGGTGGGCTTGGCGCGGCAATCTGGAAAGACCTTTCAGGTTGCCCATACCGATACCTTGTTCAGCCTTGCTGCATTGGAGCAGGCTTTTCGGGACGCGGGAGTGGAGGCGCCGGAAATCGCTATTTTGGCTCGTGCCCGTGCCGATCGGGGTGATCTGATTGCCTGGCTGGATGGTGAAATGCAAACCGCACTGGGCGCGGCTGGTTTGGCCCGTCGTCCGACACCGCCCAATGAAAGTGATGCGCTTAACTTGATGGCAGAAGACCGTTATGCCCCTCTGGCCGACGGTGACCTGCAACGCCTTGCTGACAGCGTTACCCGCGTGGGAGAGCTGGTAGAGCACTGCATGGGGTATCTGGAAGAGTGGTGAAGGTCAGTCGATAGTTGATCGTAGGCAGTTGAGCGCTAGGTGCATCGATGATGTTTCTGGTGGCAAACGCAAGAGGCCGCTCCCAGAGAAGGGGGCGGCCTCTTGCGTTTGGGCTCATGGAAATCTCAGCGGGCCACTATCAACAGTCAATTATTTTTTGGCCTCTTTGAGCATCGCCGTTTTGGTTTAAATCGCTATCATGGTAAACACGCTGTTGCTTGCTTTGCCGGCATCGCCCCAGACATGTGTACCGTGAGGAACTCCATGAACGTTCGTTTACTGCCTGCCGTTTTGTTTATCAGCTTGGCTGCGCCCACTGTGCTGGCCCAGAGCCCGGAAGAAAAAGGGCTGCAAATCGCCCAGGAGGCGGATAGCCGTGGCGAGGGTTTCGGGGACTTCCAGGCGGACATGAAAATGGTGCTGATCAGTAAGAGCGGCCAGACCTCTGAGCGGGAGCTGCGAGTGAAAACGCTGGAAGGCACCGGCGAGGGGGAGGGCGACAAGAGCTTGACCATTTTCGATACCCCCCGTGATGTACGTGGTACGGCCATGCTCACGTTCAGCTACAAAACCCGCGACGACGACCAGTGGCTGTATCTGCCCGCCCTCCGCCGGGTAAAGACCATCGCCTCGCGGAATAAATCCGGGCCTTTCATGGGCAGTGAGTTTAGTTTTGAAGACATGCGCGGCCAGGAAGTGGAGAAATACACCTACGAATACCTGCGCGATGAGCCCTGCGGCGAGCTGACCTGTTTTGTGGTAGCTCGTTACCCGCAAGATGAAGACTCCGGTTATATCCGTCAGGTTTCCTGGATCGATCAGCAGGAATACCGTACCTGGAAAGTAGATTATTACGATCGCAAGGAAAGCCTGCTCAAGACACTGAAAGCCAGTGATTTTTCCCAGTACCAGGACAAGTATTGGCAGCCTGGGAAGATGTCCATGGTCAACCACCAAACCGGAAAATCCACCGACCTATTCTGGAGTAACTACCGCTACGGTACCGGGCTGGACGGTGCGGATTTCAACAAAAATAGCTTGAAACGCGCACGTTGATCTCGCGCGTTAGTACTATGAAAATCGGGTTGGTTACGGCTTCGCTGTTGACGATGCCATTGGCTTCCTTTGCGTGGGAATTTCGCGGTGAAGTGGGGTTGGAAGGGCGTTACTTTACCCAGGATTCGCCTTACCCTCAGTCGGATTATTCGACCAACGGTTCCGTGTATCTAAAGCCGGAAATCCTCCATGAATGGAACAACCGTGATGACCTGCTCACGTTTATTCCCTATGCCCGAGTGGATGAAAACGATACGGAGCGGACCCATTGGGATATTCGCGAACTGTCTTGGATTCATGTGGGCAACGGCTGGGAATCGCGTGTGGGTATTCGCAAGGTGTTTTGGGGCGTAACTGAAGGCCGGCATTTGGTGGACGTTATCAACCAGACCGATCTGGTGGACCAGGTGGACGGCGAGGAAAAGCTCGGCCAACCCATGATTAACCTGTCCACTGTTCGCAACTGGGGGATTGTCGATGTGTTCATTCTACCAGGCTTTCGTGAGCGCACTTATGCGGGCGAAGACGGTCGACCGCGTACACCTTTGCCGATATCCAACAATGCCTACTACGAATCCTCAAAGGAAAATCAGCGGTTCGATTTTGCCATTCGCTACCAGCAGTACTTCGACAATGGGCTTGAGCTGGCGCTGTCGCATTTTTCCGGCACCAGTCGGGAGCCGTTGCTGGTGCCTGATGCTCTCACCATGGCGGAGTTGTCAGCACTGATTGCCACCGGGCAGTTGCCGGCGGGCAGTAATCCGCAATTGACTCCGTTGTATAACGTTATTGATCAGACAGGGCTGGAGCTTCAATACCTGAACAGCGGTTGGCTGTGGAAACTGGAAGCGATAAGTCGATCCGGTCAGGGCGAGCGTTTCAGTGCCGTGGATGGCGGTTTTGAATATACCCAAGTGGGTTTGTTTGATACGGCGGCAGATCTAGGCTGGATCGTGGAATATATGTGGGAAGACCGAGCCGATAGTTTGGCTTCGCCCATGGCAAGTGATGTGTTGTTCGGAACCCGGTTTACGTTCAACAACGTGGCCTCCACTGAAATCCTTGCCGGGGTTATCTATGATACGCAAGAGCAAGAAAAAGCGTTTAGCGTGGAATCCAGCCGTCGTATTGGCAACAACCTGAAGGTAACTCTGGAAGCCCGTTTTTATACCGATGCTGGGAAGCCACAAAGTGCCACGCAACTGTATCAAGATGCGCTGCGCAACGTGAATAGCAACCCCGGCCTAGGTCCCGTCAGCCGCTCTGATTTTATCCAGTCGGAGCTGGTGTATTATTTTTAGCATGATGCTGGGCGCCAAATACGTGGTGATAACACCCGTGTTTTCATGAGATGGCGAGCGTTGAAGTTTACGCTGGATACCTGGCTTTCTTTCTTGACCCTCCTGTCGGGCAAACGTATGTTTGAAACGTATGTTTCGAACACACAGGGCAGGGTATGGCACAGGCGGGAACAGTAGACCGGATTCTTGATGCTGCAGAGGTATTGTTCGCCCAAAAGGGCTTTGCAGAAACCAGTTTGCGTGCCATTACTAGTAAAGCCGGAGTGAATCTTGCTGCGGTGAATTACCATTTTGGTTCAAAAGAAGCCTTGATTCAGGCGGTGTTTGAACGATTTCTGAAGCCATTTAGCCGGGCTTTGGATGCCAAACTCGACGAAATGGAAACCTCTGGTATTCTTGATACTCCTGAATATGTGCTGGGTATCGTGTTCCGCTTGGCGTTGGGTACTCACCCTGATGACCCTCAACGGGCGGCGATTTTCTTCCGTCTTTCCGGGCAGGCTTACAGTCAGCCGCAGGTTCACCTGCGCGAATATCTTCACAAACACTACGGCGCCGTTTTTGCCCGTTTGCAGCGACATTTGCATCAGGCCGTGCCGGGTGTGTCGCCCATGGAGCTATTCTGGCGGGTGCAGTTCAGTCTCGGCGCGGTGATTTTTACCCTGTCTGGTATGCAATCGCTGCAGAGTATTAGCAAGGCCGACTTCAATGTGGATGCCAGTGCCGCAGATATCACTCGCCGTCTCTTGTCGTTTTTGGTGGGGGGCATTAAGGCAGATGTGCCGGATCTGTTAAGCGTTGACACTAAGGGCTCTCAATAAAGACCCGTTGTGGTGCCCATGCTGATAACCTTGATCATCGGGTCCCGCTAGCGCGCACGTTGCAACTTTCAATGCCCAGCCTGAAACTATTCCCATGAAATTGATGATCAATTTGTCTGAGCAGTGGTTGGCACTGCGCGGCGAGCACGTTACTGAACGGTTTGCCATATCCAGTGCCGCTAATGGTGCCGGTGAAGCTATGGGCAGTGGTGCTACGCCGCGTGGTGTCCATGTGGTACGGGCGCGTTTTGGTGCGGGCCTACCGCCCGGAGCGGTACTATTGGGGCGTAAGTTTTCCGGTGAAGTGTTTGATGCCGAGCTGGGAGCCCGATTCCCCGAACGTGATTGGGTGCTCAGTCGAATTCTCTGGCTTGGGGGGATGGAACCAGGTAGGAATCTTGGCGGTGACGTGGATAGTTTTCGGCGCTTTATTTATATTCATGGCACACCGGACTATGAGCCCATGGGAACACCCGCTTCCCATGGCTGTATCCGGATGCGAAACGATGCGGTGATTCGTCTGTTTGACCAAGTGTCGGTTGGCACCCGGGTGACAATCACCGATTAATGTCCTCTGTCTATAAGGTTGCCATGTCTGCATCCGCGTCCCCGCTATTAATGCTTGATCTGGAAGGTCTTGAGGTCAGTGCCTCGGAAAAAGACATGCTGGCACACCCCGGTGCCGGTGGTTTGATTCTGTTTGCCCGCAATTATGTGGATCGCCAACAACTGGCGGAATTGGTGCAGCAGGTTCGTGCTGTGCGCCCGGAGATGCTGATTGCCGTGGACCAGGAAGGCGGGCGCGTACAGCGCTTTCGCGACGGCTTTGTGCGTTTGCCGCCTATGGCGGCCCTGGGGCAGCGTTATGATCAGGCTCCGGCTCAAGCCGTGGGGGAAGCGACCTTGCTAGGGGAGCTGATGGCCTCGGAGCTAACCGAACTGGATATCGATATCAGCTTTGCGCCGGTGTTGGATCTGGATTACGGCAACAGCTCGGTGATCGGTGATCGCAGCTTCCATGGCGATGCCGATGCCATGATTGCTCTGGCTGGCGCCTTTATCGACGGCATGAGCGCCGCTGGCATGGCGGCCACGGGCAAGCACTTTCCCGGCCATGGCCATGTGGGCGCGGATTCTCATCTGGAATTACCAATAGATCCACGCCCTCTGTCTGAATTGGAGGCGGCGGACATGCGCCCTTTCATGGCTTTGGCGCCAAAACTGGACGGCATCATGCCGGCCCATGTGATCTATAGCGCCGTGGAACAACAGACCGCCGGTTTCTCCCGTTATTGGTTGCAGACGCAGCTGCGTGAGCGACTGGGCTTCCGTGGTGTAATTTTCTCTGATGATCTGTCCATGGCTGGAGCCCACGGTGTGGGCGGATACCCCCAGCGCGCGCAAGCAGCGTTGGAGGCGGGCTGCGACATGGTATTGGCTTGCAATTGCTGCGAAGGGGCGGAGCAAGTTCTGGATTTTCTGGGCACACAGAACTTTTCAGGGCAGGTACCGGCGGCAGGGCTGCGTGCCCGCCCGCGCCTGCCTATGGACGCACAGCGCAGGGCGGTGGCCGCTGATTTGGCTGCAGCATTACGTGAACACTGAATTGAACCGTAAACGCGAAGGACAATATTAATGAACTGGGATTGGAATCAACTGCTGCAGTGGCCAACGGTCGAGACGCCAATGGATATCTGGCTGACTCAGCTGTTTATCATTGTGCTGTGCACTGTCTCCATCAATTTTATTTTGATGCGCAGCATCGACGTGGCTGAGCGGTTAATTGGAAAAACTGAAACCCTGTGGGATGACGCCTTGCTGGAAGCCGTGCGAATTCCCGTGCGTTTGGTGTTCTGGGTCATTGGCTTGTCCGTGTCCATGGAGCTGTTGCAGGCGGTTTCACAGGAAGACAACGTGCTGTTTGAAATGGTGCCACAGGCTCGTCGCATTGCCTTTATTATCATTATTGCCATGTTCCTGAGCCGGTTTATTTCCTATACCGAAAAGAACCTGATTGATCCGGGCCGCATGCGTAAACCCATGGATCAATCCACGGCGGCGGCGGTTGCCAAGTTGTTGCGGGTGTCGGTCATTATTACCTCCCTGCTGATTATTTTGCAGACGTTGGGCTATAGCATTTCCGGTGTGCTGGCCTTTGGCGGTATTGGCGGCATGGCGGTAGCCTTTGCTGCCAAGGATCTATTGGCCAACTTCTTCGGCGGCATGATGGTCTACCTGGATAAACCATTCCGGGTGGGGGATTGGGTGCGTTCACCGGATCGTTCCATCGAAGGTAGCGTGGAGGATATCGGTTGGCGCCTAACGCGCATCCGCACCTTTGATCAACGCCCGCTGTATATTCCCAATGCCATGTTTACCTCCATCGTGCTGGAAAACCCGTCGCGGATGTACAACCGCCGAATCAATGAAAAAATCGGCATCCGTTATGATGATTGGCAGAAAATGCCCGCCATTGTGGCGGACGTTCGCACCATGCTGGTTGAACATGAAGATCTGGAAACGGATAAGCGCACGTTGATCGTGAACTTCGATAGCTATGGAGCCTCTCACCTGGAGTTCTTTATTTATACGTTCACTAAAACCACGGAGTGGGTTCAGTATCATGAGATCAAACAAGATGTGCTGATGAAAATCATGAATATTGTCCATCAACACGGTGCCGAATTTGCGTTCCCCACACGCACGTTGCACCTGGTTGGCCAGAACGATGATGCCCCGGCAACGGGTTTGGAAGACAGCAACGCGGAGGAGCTCCAGCATGTCCAGCGCTGAAGAACTGCAAAAGGAATTAATGACAGTTCGGCGTAACGCCATCGAACTGCATTCCTCTGATCAGGTACAGGAAGCCATCGGTAAACTGGCCTTTGAAGTCACCGAAGCCTGCTCCGGCAAGGTGCCAGTATTCGTGACCATTATGAACGGTGGGATGATCTTCGCGGCGGAACTGGTCAAGCGATTGGATTTTCCGCTGGAAATGGATTATCTCCACGCCAGCCGTTATTTGGGCGCCACCACTGGTGGTGAAGTGGAGTGGATTGTGACGCCCAGCGCCACTCTGCAAGGCCGCCATGTGGTGATTGTGGACGACATCCTCGATGTTGGCTCCACCTTGTTGTCGATTATCGAAGCGTGTAAGTCCCAAGGCGCAGCCTCTGTGAAGACCTGTGTATTGGTAGACAAGAAACACGATCGAAAAGCACGACCTGGTTTGAAAGCTGATTTCACCGCTCTCGAAGCGGATGACTATTACCTCTTTGGTATGGGTATGGATTACAAGGGCTTCTGGCGCAATGCTCCGGGTATTTATGCGGTCAAAGAGAGTGATCTCTAATGTTGGCGTTTATTGGTGGTACAGGCCTGACGCGTATGGACAACCTGCGCATCATCGACTCGCACACACCTGAGACCCGCTTTGGGGCTGCTTCTGCGCCGGTGGTAGAAGGGGCACTGAATGGGCAGAGAGTCTTGTTTTTAGCCCGTCATGGCGACCCCCATCTGCTGTTACCCCACCAGGTGAATTACCGGGCGAATCTGGCGGCGTTGAAAGCGGCGGGGGCTACCGCCATTGTTGCGACCAATGCGGTGGGGGGCATTACTGCCCAAGCGCCCACTGGCGCGCTGGTGTTACCCGATCAGATTATCGATTACACCTACGGTCGGGAGATGACCCTGTTCGACAATCTTAGCGAACCGTTGGTGCATGTGGATTTCAGTTGGCCGTTTGATGTTACTTTACGCAATGCTCTGAAAGCGCGACTTGGCGCGGCTGATCTGCACTGGAACGATGGGGGATGTTACGGTGCGACCCAAGGCCCACGGCTGGAAACGGCGGCGGAAATTGACCGCTTGGAGCGTGATGGTTGCGATATCGTCGGCATGACCGGTATGCCGGAAGCGGTTCTGGCTCGGGAGCTAGAGCTGCCTTACGCCATGCTGTCTCTGGTAGTGAATCCGGCGGCCGGCAAGTCCAGCCATGAAATTACCATGGCGGAAATTGACGCGGTGATACACGATGGCATGGCCAATGTACGACAGGTGCTAGCGGACTTCGCGGCGCATTACATACCCTAATAACCCTGATGTGCGCGGCTCAGTTGAACCGCGTACTGGCATAAGGAGCATGCATCGGTGACGTTACTGATTATCTTCGCCACCATCTCCATTGGCTTTTCCTTTGTGTGCTCCGTGCTGGAAGCTGCGTTGCTGTCTATTACTCCAAGCTTTATTGCTGGCCTGCGTGACACTCGCCCAGCACTGTATAAAAGTCTGCGCGCCTTTAAGGATGATATCGACAAACCGCTGTCGGCGATTCTCACCCTGAACACGGTGGCGCATACGGTGGGTGCCACGGGGGTAGGTGCCCAGGTGGCGGTGGTATTCGGGGAAGCGTGGCTGGGGGCTGCGTCCGGCATCATGACGCTGGCAATCTTGATCTTTTCCGAAATTATCCCGAAAACCATTGGCGCTAAATACTGGCGCTCGTTGGCACCGGCTCTACCGCCTACACTCAAGGTCATTATGGTGTCGTTACTTCCCTTCGTTTGGTTATCGAAATTGATTACCAGCCGAATCGGTGGCAACGAACACGATGTGGATGTGCGTGCAGAAATTCGCGCACTGGCAGACATGGGTGAGGATCAGGGGGCACTGGATGATGACGAACATCGAGTGATCCATAATATTCTGCGTTTGCACGATATTCCTGTGGGCGCCATCATGACGCCGCGTACGGTATGCCGCACGGTGTCTCCGACCATGACAGTGGGTGAATTTCGCGAACGTGAGAAAGGGCAGCCCTTCTCTCGTTACCCAGTGATGAGTGACAGCGGTGAAGCGAAAGGGTATATCCATAAGTCCGATTTGCTCGACAGCGACATGGAAAAGACCATGCAAACGTTGGCTCGGCAAGTGTCCATGGTACATACCACGCTGAGTATCCAAGAGTTGTTCAGTGTGATGTTGACGCAACGTCAGCATATGGCTGTGGTTTATGATGAGCACGGCACTTGGGTGGGTCTGATCACCCTGGAAGATATTTTAGAAAGCATCTTGGGCCGTG
This window contains:
- the topA gene encoding type I DNA topoisomerase — its product is MGKSLVIVESPAKAKTINRYLGDDFIVKSSVGHVRDLPVSGGSKKSTPQERAKEAAYTRSLPKEERDAYKKKKAKKQLINRMGIDPENGWAAHYEVLPGKDKVVDELKRLAAKADRIYLATDLDREGEAIAWHLREVIGGDEERFDRVVFNEITKKAIQAAFEEPGKLDLHRVEAQQARRFLDRVVGFMISPLLWEKIARGLSAGRVQSVAVELVVEREREIRAFIPEEFWELYSDTHSGDGEALRLQVAKHNGLAFRPNNGDDAAAHKQALENAGRLTISQREQRPTRSKPSAPFITSTLQQAASTRLGFGVKKTMMMAQRLYEAGHITYMRTDSTNLSSDAVAACREWIGEKLGDKYLPDEPLSYSSKEGAQEAHEAIRPSDVRRTSDSLKDMERDAQRLYELIRRQFIACQMPPAEYLSSTLTAIGNGYELKAKGRIMKFDGWTRIQPPASRKGQEDTLLPDVKEGDVLAIDNVDANQHFTKPPARFTEASLVKELEKRGIGRPSTYAAIISTIQDRGYVRQDNRRFYAEKMGDIVTDRLVESFPNLMDYGFTASMEETLDEVAEGRRNWQDVLNEFYKDFVSKLDAAQGEGTGKQAVGGMRANLPTDTDIECPSCGRPMQIRTGSTGVFLGCSGYALPPKERCTATLNLLPGEEAEAVKTDDDEEAETNELRSKKRCQKCGTAMENYLIDEKRKLHICGNNPDCDGYVIEKGEFRIKGYDGPVLECEKCGNDMQLRTGRFGKFFKCTNDECGNTRKLLKSGEPAPPRADPIPMPHLQCQKVDDHYLLRDGASGLFLAASKFPKNRETRPPLIEEIQSVAEQLDPKHAYLAQAPATDPDGNKGVLRYSRKAKEQYVMSEIDGKATGWMAFYRDGKWVEEQAKKKAPAKKKAAAKKKATKKKAAAKK
- a CDS encoding outer membrane lipoprotein-sorting protein gives rise to the protein MNVRLLPAVLFISLAAPTVLAQSPEEKGLQIAQEADSRGEGFGDFQADMKMVLISKSGQTSERELRVKTLEGTGEGEGDKSLTIFDTPRDVRGTAMLTFSYKTRDDDQWLYLPALRRVKTIASRNKSGPFMGSEFSFEDMRGQEVEKYTYEYLRDEPCGELTCFVVARYPQDEDSGYIRQVSWIDQQEYRTWKVDYYDRKESLLKTLKASDFSQYQDKYWQPGKMSMVNHQTGKSTDLFWSNYRYGTGLDGADFNKNSLKRAR
- a CDS encoding TetR/AcrR family transcriptional regulator, translated to MAQAGTVDRILDAAEVLFAQKGFAETSLRAITSKAGVNLAAVNYHFGSKEALIQAVFERFLKPFSRALDAKLDEMETSGILDTPEYVLGIVFRLALGTHPDDPQRAAIFFRLSGQAYSQPQVHLREYLHKHYGAVFARLQRHLHQAVPGVSPMELFWRVQFSLGAVIFTLSGMQSLQSISKADFNVDASAADITRRLLSFLVGGIKADVPDLLSVDTKGSQ
- a CDS encoding L,D-transpeptidase, producing MKLMINLSEQWLALRGEHVTERFAISSAANGAGEAMGSGATPRGVHVVRARFGAGLPPGAVLLGRKFSGEVFDAELGARFPERDWVLSRILWLGGMEPGRNLGGDVDSFRRFIYIHGTPDYEPMGTPASHGCIRMRNDAVIRLFDQVSVGTRVTITD
- the nagZ gene encoding beta-N-acetylhexosaminidase, whose product is MSSVYKVAMSASASPLLMLDLEGLEVSASEKDMLAHPGAGGLILFARNYVDRQQLAELVQQVRAVRPEMLIAVDQEGGRVQRFRDGFVRLPPMAALGQRYDQAPAQAVGEATLLGELMASELTELDIDISFAPVLDLDYGNSSVIGDRSFHGDADAMIALAGAFIDGMSAAGMAATGKHFPGHGHVGADSHLELPIDPRPLSELEAADMRPFMALAPKLDGIMPAHVIYSAVEQQTAGFSRYWLQTQLRERLGFRGVIFSDDLSMAGAHGVGGYPQRAQAALEAGCDMVLACNCCEGAEQVLDFLGTQNFSGQVPAAGLRARPRLPMDAQRRAVAADLAAALREH
- a CDS encoding mechanosensitive ion channel family protein; amino-acid sequence: MNWDWNQLLQWPTVETPMDIWLTQLFIIVLCTVSINFILMRSIDVAERLIGKTETLWDDALLEAVRIPVRLVFWVIGLSVSMELLQAVSQEDNVLFEMVPQARRIAFIIIIAMFLSRFISYTEKNLIDPGRMRKPMDQSTAAAVAKLLRVSVIITSLLIILQTLGYSISGVLAFGGIGGMAVAFAAKDLLANFFGGMMVYLDKPFRVGDWVRSPDRSIEGSVEDIGWRLTRIRTFDQRPLYIPNAMFTSIVLENPSRMYNRRINEKIGIRYDDWQKMPAIVADVRTMLVEHEDLETDKRTLIVNFDSYGASHLEFFIYTFTKTTEWVQYHEIKQDVLMKIMNIVHQHGAEFAFPTRTLHLVGQNDDAPATGLEDSNAEELQHVQR
- a CDS encoding hypoxanthine-guanine phosphoribosyltransferase, with product MSSAEELQKELMTVRRNAIELHSSDQVQEAIGKLAFEVTEACSGKVPVFVTIMNGGMIFAAELVKRLDFPLEMDYLHASRYLGATTGGEVEWIVTPSATLQGRHVVIVDDILDVGSTLLSIIEACKSQGAASVKTCVLVDKKHDRKARPGLKADFTALEADDYYLFGMGMDYKGFWRNAPGIYAVKESDL
- a CDS encoding S-methyl-5'-thioinosine phosphorylase, translating into MLAFIGGTGLTRMDNLRIIDSHTPETRFGAASAPVVEGALNGQRVLFLARHGDPHLLLPHQVNYRANLAALKAAGATAIVATNAVGGITAQAPTGALVLPDQIIDYTYGREMTLFDNLSEPLVHVDFSWPFDVTLRNALKARLGAADLHWNDGGCYGATQGPRLETAAEIDRLERDGCDIVGMTGMPEAVLARELELPYAMLSLVVNPAAGKSSHEITMAEIDAVIHDGMANVRQVLADFAAHYIP
- a CDS encoding CNNM domain-containing protein, which codes for MTLLIIFATISIGFSFVCSVLEAALLSITPSFIAGLRDTRPALYKSLRAFKDDIDKPLSAILTLNTVAHTVGATGVGAQVAVVFGEAWLGAASGIMTLAILIFSEIIPKTIGAKYWRSLAPALPPTLKVIMVSLLPFVWLSKLITSRIGGNEHDVDVRAEIRALADMGEDQGALDDDEHRVIHNILRLHDIPVGAIMTPRTVCRTVSPTMTVGEFREREKGQPFSRYPVMSDSGEAKGYIHKSDLLDSDMEKTMQTLARQVSMVHTTLSIQELFSVMLTQRQHMAVVYDEHGTWVGLITLEDILESILGREIMDETDNVADLRLYARQRWNRRLKKQDKPQ